A region from the Malus domestica chromosome 07, GDT2T_hap1 genome encodes:
- the LOC103401911 gene encoding uncharacterized protein, with product MALNLSGSDLEDEELERQVQEMAKKILEYRATLPDQLKNTFASILAAHRPAFSDRSGPGTSGASSLDAGQVASNKARLLADGGQTFEKMRLHKDKVPSNVAALHIVLKRAEECFFKIDELDPPKPNV from the exons ATGGCGCTGAATTTAAGCGGATCCGATCTGGAAGATGAGGAGCTGGAGCGCCAAGTGCAGGAAATGGCGAAGAAGATTCTCGAGTACAGAGCCACTTTACCAGACCAGCTCAAGAATACCTTCGCCTCCATTCTCGCTGCTCACCGGCCCGCTTTTTCGGATAGGTCGGGTCCTGGGACGTCCGGAGCTTCGAGTTTAG ATGCAGGGCAAGTTGCTTCTAATAAGGCAAGATTACTGGCTGATGGAGGTCAGACTTTCGAGAAGATGCGACTGCACAAAGATAAAGTTCCCAGCAATGTTGCTGCCTTGCATATTGTTTTGAAGAGGGCGGAAGAATGTTTCTTTAAGATTGACGAATTAGATCCTCCAAAACCGAACGTCTGA
- the LOC139197747 gene encoding F-box/kelch-repeat protein SKIP4-like: MKRKGMGFEVPGKKVYLLGGCGWCEDATDEVYSYDASLNAWGEASPLSTARCVVICMGEARIQVQTSYIFHLLQLCEHIDCSFCLLCVNGTWQHAESDVVSGWRGPAVVIGGTFCVGSELRN; this comes from the exons ATGAAGAGAAAGGGAATGGGTTTTGAAGTTCCGGGAAAGAAAGTTTACTTGTTGGGTGGTTGCGGTTGGTGTGAAGATGCTACAGATGAGGTCTACAGTTATGATGCTTCCCTGAACGCTTGGGGTGAAGCTTCTCCCTTGTCCACCGCTAGGTGCGTAGTTATTTGCATGGGTGAAGCTCGAATTCAGGTTCAAACTTCATATATATTTCACCTGCTCCAACTTTGTGAGCATATTGATTGCTCATTTTGTTTGTTATG CGTCAATGGGACATGGCAGCACGCGGAATCTGACGTGGTTTCGGGCTGGCGAGGTCCAGCAGTTGTCATAGGCGGAACCTTCTGTGTTGGATCAGAGTTGAGGAACTAG